In Eublepharis macularius isolate TG4126 chromosome 4, MPM_Emac_v1.0, whole genome shotgun sequence, the following are encoded in one genomic region:
- the NME5 gene encoding nucleoside diphosphate kinase homolog 5 isoform X2 → MQALMPSPQIYVERTLAIIKPDIIHKEDEIEDIILRSGFTIVQKRKLQLSPEQCSNFYVEQYGKMFFPNLTAYMSSGPLIAMVLARHRAISYWKELLGPPNTIVAKENYPDSLRAIYGTDELRNALHGSTSFSSAEREICFMFPEVIIEPIPVGQAAKDYLTRYVTPTLLKGLTALCKKKPADPFTWLAGWLIEHNPNTPRLRHNEIVEEP, encoded by the exons ATGCAAGCGTTAATGCCCTCTCCTCAGATATATGTCGAAAGAACCCTGGCAATCATTAAGCCAGATATCATCCACAAAGAAGATGAAATAGAGGATATTATTCTTAGATCAGGATTCACTATTGTACAG AAACGAAAGCTTCAACTAAGTCCAGAGCAATGTAGCAATTTTTATGTAGAACAATATGGAAAAATGTTTTTTCCTAACTTAACAGCATATATGAGCTCCGGGCCTTTAATTGCAATGGTTCTTGCTCGTCATCGTGCTATATCATACTGGAAGGAGCTGCTTGGACCACCAAATACCATAGTAGCTAAGGAAAATTATCCAGACAG TTTAAGAGCAATCTATGGAACCGATGAACTGAGGAATGCACTTCATGGCAGTACTAGCTTTTCCTCAGCTGAAAGAGAAATCTGCTTCATGTTTCCAGAAG TGATTATTGAGCCAATCCCAGTGGGACAAGCTGCTAAGGATTACTTGACACGCTATGTCACTCCTACACTACTAAAAGGACTTACAGCGCTGTGTAAGAAGAAACCAGCAGATCCTTTT acTTGGCTGGCTGGTTGGCTAATTGAACATAATCCCAACACACCTCGGCTGCGGCATAATGAGATTGTGGAGGAGCCTTAA
- the NME5 gene encoding nucleoside diphosphate kinase homolog 5 isoform X1, which translates to MQALMPSPQIYVERTLAIIKPDIIHKEDEIEDIILRSGFTIVQKRKLQLSPEQCSNFYVEQYGKMFFPNLTAYMSSGPLIAMVLARHRAISYWKELLGPPNTIVAKENYPDSLRAIYGTDELRNALHGSTSFSSAEREICFMFPEVIIEPIPVGQAAKDYLTRYVTPTLLKGLTALYLAGWLAN; encoded by the exons ATGCAAGCGTTAATGCCCTCTCCTCAGATATATGTCGAAAGAACCCTGGCAATCATTAAGCCAGATATCATCCACAAAGAAGATGAAATAGAGGATATTATTCTTAGATCAGGATTCACTATTGTACAG AAACGAAAGCTTCAACTAAGTCCAGAGCAATGTAGCAATTTTTATGTAGAACAATATGGAAAAATGTTTTTTCCTAACTTAACAGCATATATGAGCTCCGGGCCTTTAATTGCAATGGTTCTTGCTCGTCATCGTGCTATATCATACTGGAAGGAGCTGCTTGGACCACCAAATACCATAGTAGCTAAGGAAAATTATCCAGACAG TTTAAGAGCAATCTATGGAACCGATGAACTGAGGAATGCACTTCATGGCAGTACTAGCTTTTCCTCAGCTGAAAGAGAAATCTGCTTCATGTTTCCAGAAG TGATTATTGAGCCAATCCCAGTGGGACAAGCTGCTAAGGATTACTTGACACGCTATGTCACTCCTACACTACTAAAAGGACTTACAGCGCTGT acTTGGCTGGCTGGTTGGCTAATTGA